In the genome of Methylococcus sp. EFPC2, the window CATTCGGGACGTTTTTGCCCCATCCGTTTTGCGGTATAAGCCAATGATGCATTTCCTGGCCCTTAAATTCTCGCCACCCCGTTTTTGTCAGCCATTTACTAGTAGCGCTCCAACTGTGACTACCAGTTTTGATGATCCCTTTACCCAAGGCGGTTGCGAGTGATTTAACTAAAAACACATCAGAAACTGCCATTGCTGTGTTGACAAGACCCCACCCCCAATTTCCACATTCAAAATCATGAATAGCCTGTTTTCCTGAGCCCCATATTGGAATAAGGCTTTCACCAAAGCCAGGAGCATCTACAAGCCCAAAAGCATCAAAATTATTTATCGGATCGTTTTGGACATATCCATATAGGTTTGATGCATTACCTAAGAACAATATTGGATCTTGGGCTATCCAACGTCCTAGCCGCGCATCATAGTCCCTAGCCCCAAACCTAACCAACCCCGTATCCCTGTCATAGATACCCCCAGCAAACCCGAACGGCTGAAACCCAGGATTGGTATCCAGTATCACCTTACCGAATTCGTCGTAATCCAGTTCCTGGGCGACGGTATTCGTAGCGACGTCGACGATGAGGCGCGGGCTACCCAGGTGGTCGGTCACGACGCGGTAGGCCACCCCGCCCTTGACGATGTAGTCCGGTACGTTGACACCGGTGGCGTAGACGAAGCGGGAGACGACGTTGCCGCTGCCGTCCAGCTCGGCTATGGGCTTTAGGGAATCCTGCCAGAGGAAGCCCTGCACCGACACACCGTTGACTTCCTTGCCGACGCGGCGGTTCTGCGCGTCCGTGACGTAGTCGATCTTGGCACCACCGGGCAGGTCGACGTGTTTCAGATTGCCCAGCACGTCGTATTGGTATTTGGTTACTGCCGTGCCGACCGTCTTGGCGGCCAGTTCGCCGTTGGCGGTATAGGCATAGGTCGCGCCAGCGTAGGAGAGCAAACGGTCCTGGTCGTCGTAAGTGCCGCTTTCGGTACCGGTCGGCGTGGTGCGGCTCAGGCGGTTGCCGTTGCTGTCGTAGGCGTAGCTGGATATCACGGCTCCATCTTTCTTGACCTCGATCAGACGGCCGGCCGTGTCGTAGTCGTATCCATAGGTATGGCTGACCAAGCCGACCGTTTCTTTCTTCTGGGTAATACGCCCCAGCTTGTCGCGGGTATATTCCTCCTTGAGCAAACCGGTCGCACCGTACTTGGCATCGTAGGTCGTCACCTCGCCGAAGCTGTTGTAGGCGAAGCTGTCGGTCACCGTGCCCAGTGCGGTGCCGGTCAGCAAGCCGTTTTGTGCATTGCGGCTGAGGCTAAGCGCGCCGGCCTTGGTCAGCAATCCGTCGCCGTCGTACTGGTAGTTGATGACGTCGCCGCCATTCAAACCCACCGAAGCCAGGCGCAAATCGTTGTCGTAGCTGTATTCGACCGAACCGGACACGCTGCCCGACCACGTCGTCTTGCTCAGCAAGGAGCCGGTGTAGGCGTAGTCCAGCCGGCCAGCATCGGGCGCGGTAATGCTCGCCAGCTTGCCGGTCGCACCGTCGTAAGCGAAATCGAAATGGCCGTCGGGTATCGTCAGCCGGTTGAGCCGGCCGCCGCCGTCGTAGCCGTAGTCCAGCGTATGGCCGTCCGGACGGGTGATGCGGGTGAGTTGCTGATCGAGGTTGTAGTCGTAGACCGTGTGGTTGGTGCCCGCGCCAACGTCCGGCGGCGTGTATTCGTCGTTGAGATCGACGGCCGTGTAGCGGAACTCGTGCGCCGGCCGACCGGGCGGGGTCAGCGATTTTAGGTTGCCGTTTTGGTCGTAGCTGAAGACGATCTCGCGCAGATCGGGCAAGATCTGCTTGGTCACCCGGCCGGACAGGTCGTATTCGAAACTGACTTTGCGCCCCAGCGGGTCGGTGGCCGATTCCAGATAACCGAGGGCGTTGTAGGCATAACCCAGCGTGCGTTGGTCGGTCCCCGTGCCCTGGCTTACGGACGCGAGCCGGCCACGCGCGTCATAATTGTTGGCCACCGGCAAAATGCCGGTCACCTGCGTCTGCGTCGTCCGACCGAGCGCGTCCAGCACCGTCTTGCTTTGCCGTCCGACCGGCGAGGTCGTGGTGAGGGTCTTGGTCGCCGCGGCGTAGGCGCTGGAATAGCTACGACCGTTGAGCGTGGTGGTCTGCGTCAGGCTGGTCAGGCTGAACGGGTCGGCAGGATCGCTCAGGGTCGCCGTCTGCTGCGTGGTGGAACTCAGCGTCAGGCCGCCGGTCGTGAGCTGCACGCTGCCCGGATAACGGGCGGATTCGAAGCGCGGATCGGTGGCTTCGACGGTACTCACCCTGCTGCCGTCCGGCTGCTCCACGGTGGTAGCGCCGTCGGCGGCAATGTCGCGCTTTTCCCAGGTGCCGTCGGGGTAGGTGCGCATGCGCTTTTGCCCGCCGTTGGGCTGCGTCTCCGTGTGATAAAGCGTGCTGCGGCCCAGCGCGGTAGTGCGCCTCACGTCGAAACCGCCGCTGAACTCCGTCAAGGCCAGAGTCTGGTAACCGCCGGCGGCATTCTGGTCCTTCAGCAGACGGCCGTTGGCGTCGTAGGTAAAAGTCGAGGCGTTGCCCCGCGGATTGCGGAACTCGGTCAGCAGACCGGACTCCGTGTACGCCATGTTGAAGGTCTCACCCAGCGGGTTCCTGGCGCTAGCCAAATAGCCGTGGGCGTCAAAAGTCACATCAGTCCGCTGGCCGTAGGGTCCGACGATGCCCTGCAACACGCCCGTGGCCGACCGCTCCAGGGTGGTGACGTTGCCGTTAGCATCGCTCACCTGGGTCAGCCGCCCTTCGCCGTCGTAGCCGAAGCTCAACAGCGTGGCTCCGGTCAAGGTATTCAGCGTGGACAGATGTCGGCCGTTCTGATCGAAACGGTAGAGCAAGCCGCCGTCTTCCGAGGCGATGGCCAGATCGCCGCCGTCGAAGCCCGGTAAAGCCTTGGTGACGTGGAGAATCTGGTTGGCGTTCTCGCGAGCGATGTATAGGCCGCCATCCGGCGCGAAGGTGATGGAGCGCGGATATTCCACCGGCGACTGGGTGGCGAACGCGCCTTTCTTGGCGGCGTTGCTGCTGCCGTTGCCGGCCGCGGTGGTGATGCGGCCTTCCGAACCCACGCAACGCACGCGATGGTTGGAGAAGTCCGACACACACACCGCGCCGCCGCGGGTGATGGTCAGGCCGCGCAGCACACCCAGGCTAGCACCGAGCGCGGGACCACCGTCACCGGCATAGCCGATGGTGCCGTTGCCTGCGAAGGTCGAGATGCGCCCGTCATTGCCGATGCGGCGGATGCGGGCATTGCCGCTGTCGGCGAAATACACCACGCCTTTCTCGTCGAGCGCGATGCCGCGCGGCGCACTGACCCGGGCATTGCCGGCGAAGGCGCCGTCGCCACTGAAACCCGCCGTGCCGTCGCCGGCCAGCGTCGTGACGATGCCGTCGGTGCCGACCACGCGGATGCGGTGGTTGCCGGTATCGCTGATGTAAAGCGTGCCGTCGGGCGCCACGGCGAGATTTTCCACACCGTCGAAGCTGGCCGAAGTCGCCGGTCCGCCGTCGCCGGCATAGCCTTTGACGCCGTTGCCGGCCACCGTCTTGATCACGCCATCGGGGCCGATCTTCCGCACCCGGTAGTTGAGGAAATCGGCAATGTAGATGGATCCGTCGGTTCCTATCGTCAGCCCGCGCGGGAAGCGGAATCGGGCGTTCTTCGCCTGGCCGCCGTCGCCGCCGAAACCGAACACGCCGTCGCCGGCTATCGTGGCGATCTTGCCGTCCGGGCCAATCTTGCGAATGCGGTTGTTGCCGCTATCACTGATATAAAGGCTGCCGTCCGGACCTGCGGCCACTTCGCGCGGGAAATTGAAGGTGGCCGCAGTCGCGACTCCGTTGTCCCCGGAATAGCCCTTGGCGCCGGAACCTGCGGCGATTTCGACCACCGGGGCCTTGTAATCTTCGGCGCGGATCGAGCCATCGCCCAGGTACAGCTTCTTGCCGGCTGGGTCGTACGAATGGTGCACGCTCAGCGTCCAGCCGCCCATGGTTTGCTTGGAAGCATCCCAGGTATTGAGCTTGGTTTCGCTCTCCTTCCAGAGCGTGACTTCTTGGCGGGCTCGGCTGCCTTCGATAGGAACGCCGGACAAACGACCGAAGGATTGCTGGAAGCCGCCAGCAGCCGCGTAATAGACGGCGTCGTAGACGTAGCCTACGCGTATTTGCGCGTTGTGACTCCCTTGCAGTTCCTGGCCGTAAGCATTCAGGCCATCCCAATCAAACTTCACCTTCTTGTTACCGGTGGGCAACACGCTTTGCGTGAGTTGTCGGCCCGCCACGGTGACCTGGTATTCGATGCGTTTGAGGCTGGGCGGCAGGACTTTGTCGTTGACCGAAACCACCAGCGATTTGCCACCGGTCCGCCCCGGTACGCGGCTGCTGCGGTAACTCAGAGCATAGGGCGTTCCAGTCAAGGGCAAGGTTTCGCCCAAGACCTGCGTCTGGCATTCGACGATGGAACCACTGGAGCAGTCCGGAGGCGGACCATCATCACCCGGATTGCCGTTGCCACCGGACGTGTCGCCCGGAGGCGCGGCATCGCCCGGCGGGCCGTAGGGCCAGTTGCAGTCCCACGGCGTGAAATGCTTGACCTGCACGCGCCAGAGGCTCTTGCCGGCCGGATAAAGTCCGGCGAGCTTAACCCGCTCGGCGTCGGTGATACCCAGGGCCGGGTTGTTGTCGGCATTCCCATCGCCGTCGGTATCCAGTTCTGCCTTACCCGCCTGGATGCTGACGATCTTGACGATGCGACCGTTGTCTGACGGTATCCAGGCCGCCTTGTCCTTGTCGAAGTACCCCACCGGCACGTCCAGCCCGACCGGAAAGCCCAGGAAGTTGTCGACGTAGAAAGGCACCGGCTGGTTGAAATCGACCGTTTTGGCGCCGACCTGCTGGGCTTCGTCGACGCTCAGCTCCATGGCATAGGTGTAGCCGCTGGTCGGCGGCAAGGCGCCCGGCATCGTCGCAGGCCCATTGCTGCCCACGGTGTACTCGGTCGAGCGGACGTGCAGGCCGGACAGCGGCTGTTCCGACCCGTCCTGCAAAGTAACGGTCGCCTGAGTGCCCGTCGGGAACAATGCCGTGGTGCGCCGGGTGCCGTCGCTGTCGCTGACGGAGTTGCCTTGGGCCACTTGCATCGGCTGATTGGCTGCCAAACTGACGGTCGTCACCTTGCTGTCGACGGGCAGCAGGACGACATCCTCGCTCAAGGCGAAATCCTGCCAGGGCACATCGATCATCCTCTGTGCAGGAAGGTAACCGGTCAGGTTGAAATTAACCGCAACATAGCCGCCGCCGTTGACCGCAAGATCAAACTGGCCGTCAGCGCGCGTCTTGGTCTGGCCGAACTCGGGATGATCCTTGACGGTGATGACCACACCGGCCAACGGACCGTTGGCCTTGTTCAAAACCCGGCCGCGTATGACCGCTGCCCGTTTGGGTTCTATGGTGCCCTCCGCGACCCCGGTCTGTATGGGCACCGCGCCTTTATATAGAAACTCCGTCGCCTGATGGGTGGAGATGGCTTCCGGATTGGCGATGACCGTCGCGACCGTTTCCGGTTTGGGCGGCAGGCCGTTTTCCGGTCCGAGCGAAAGCTTGAGATCGATCGCCGCCCCGAGCTCGGCGGTCGCGCTGGCCGACGGCGTCTGGCTGATGACCACGCCCTCCGCAACCGTGGTGCTGTGCTGGAAGCTCAGCGCGCCGAGTCGCAGCTTCGCCTGTATTATCACCGCCTCCGCCTGGTCGCGGCTCTTGCCGACCACAGCCGGTACCGTGCTGACCGTGGAAACAGTGCTGACGGCGACCGAAAAACTTTGCACCGCGGTGCCGCCCTTACCGTCGCTGACCTTCACACTGACGGCTTGATCGGCGGCCTGTGCCTCGCCCGGCGTCCAGCTTATGAGTCCGCTACTGGCATTGATGGCCATACCGTTCGGCGCTGCGGTCAGGGCATACGTCAGAACGTCGCCGTCGCCGTCGACTGCGTCGACGTCATAGGCATAGACCTGCCCGACGAATGCGTTGACCGTCGGCTGCGTGGCGATTTGCGGTGCCGTGTTATCGGCGG includes:
- a CDS encoding PKD domain-containing protein — translated: MVAYLIRLLGVVVLLAIQSSAYAATGDLDNDGVADTADNCTLVANPDQRDTDCDGYGNLCDGDLDNNGVVSTPDLALFRKVLFTKNSADADFDGDGAVSTPDLARFRQLLFKPLGPSGLTPKLKNHCPVAHAGPDQVLTQLGDVALSGVGSTDADGDPLRYSWTLLDKPAGSGAALAAPTAPRPKLSTDLPGDYTVKLTVSDGTARRDDTVLLSTGNVPPVASAGDDQTVVLDGLVHLDGSSSSDANGDLLVYAWTLAAKPQGSAATLAGANQVNPSFTVDKAGEYRASLVVSDGQKNSAADSVTIRTDNSRPVADPRGPQSAVPGQALSFSGAASRDADNDALSHQWSLLYQPPGSAVQLTGGSTVSAGLVPDVVGDYIAQLIVKDGQSSAPATVVVRAADNTAPQIATQPTVNAFVGQVYAYDVDAVDGDGDVLTYALTAAPNGMAINASSGLISWTPGEAQAADQAVSVKVSDGKGGTAVQSFSVAVSTVSTVSTVPAVVGKSRDQAEAVIIQAKLRLGALSFQHSTTVAEGVVISQTPSASATAELGAAIDLKLSLGPENGLPPKPETVATVIANPEAISTHQATEFLYKGAVPIQTGVAEGTIEPKRAAVIRGRVLNKANGPLAGVVITVKDHPEFGQTKTRADGQFDLAVNGGGYVAVNFNLTGYLPAQRMIDVPWQDFALSEDVVLLPVDSKVTTVSLAANQPMQVAQGNSVSDSDGTRRTTALFPTGTQATVTLQDGSEQPLSGLHVRSTEYTVGSNGPATMPGALPPTSGYTYAMELSVDEAQQVGAKTVDFNQPVPFYVDNFLGFPVGLDVPVGYFDKDKAAWIPSDNGRIVKIVSIQAGKAELDTDGDGNADNNPALGITDAERVKLAGLYPAGKSLWRVQVKHFTPWDCNWPYGPPGDAAPPGDTSGGNGNPGDDGPPPDCSSGSIVECQTQVLGETLPLTGTPYALSYRSSRVPGRTGGKSLVVSVNDKVLPPSLKRIEYQVTVAGRQLTQSVLPTGNKKVKFDWDGLNAYGQELQGSHNAQIRVGYVYDAVYYAAAGGFQQSFGRLSGVPIEGSRARQEVTLWKESETKLNTWDASKQTMGGWTLSVHHSYDPAGKKLYLGDGSIRAEDYKAPVVEIAAGSGAKGYSGDNGVATAATFNFPREVAAGPDGSLYISDSGNNRIRKIGPDGKIATIAGDGVFGFGGDGGQAKNARFRFPRGLTIGTDGSIYIADFLNYRVRKIGPDGVIKTVAGNGVKGYAGDGGPATSASFDGVENLAVAPDGTLYISDTGNHRIRVVGTDGIVTTLAGDGTAGFSGDGAFAGNARVSAPRGIALDEKGVVYFADSGNARIRRIGNDGRISTFAGNGTIGYAGDGGPALGASLGVLRGLTITRGGAVCVSDFSNHRVRCVGSEGRITTAAGNGSSNAAKKGAFATQSPVEYPRSITFAPDGGLYIARENANQILHVTKALPGFDGGDLAIASEDGGLLYRFDQNGRHLSTLNTLTGATLLSFGYDGEGRLTQVSDANGNVTTLERSATGVLQGIVGPYGQRTDVTFDAHGYLASARNPLGETFNMAYTESGLLTEFRNPRGNASTFTYDANGRLLKDQNAAGGYQTLALTEFSGGFDVRRTTALGRSTLYHTETQPNGGQKRMRTYPDGTWEKRDIAADGATTVEQPDGSRVSTVEATDPRFESARYPGSVQLTTGGLTLSSTTQQTATLSDPADPFSLTSLTQTTTLNGRSYSSAYAAATKTLTTTSPVGRQSKTVLDALGRTTQTQVTGILPVANNYDARGRLASVSQGTGTDQRTLGYAYNALGYLESATDPLGRKVSFEYDLSGRVTKQILPDLREIVFSYDQNGNLKSLTPPGRPAHEFRYTAVDLNDEYTPPDVGAGTNHTVYDYNLDQQLTRITRPDGHTLDYGYDGGGRLNRLTIPDGHFDFAYDGATGKLASITAPDAGRLDYAYTGSLLSKTTWSGSVSGSVEYSYDNDLRLASVGLNGGDVINYQYDGDGLLTKAGALSLSRNAQNGLLTGTALGTVTDSFAYNSFGEVTTYDAKYGATGLLKEEYTRDKLGRITQKKETVGLVSHTYGYDYDTAGRLIEVKKDGAVISSYAYDSNGNRLSRTTPTGTESGTYDDQDRLLSYAGATYAYTANGELAAKTVGTAVTKYQYDVLGNLKHVDLPGGAKIDYVTDAQNRRVGKEVNGVSVQGFLWQDSLKPIAELDGSGNVVSRFVYATGVNVPDYIVKGGVAYRVVTDHLGSPRLIVDVATNTVAQELDYDEFGKVILDTNPGFQPFGFAGGIYDRDTGLVRFGARDYDARLGRWIAQDPILFLGNASNLYGYVQNDPINNFDAFGLVDAPGFGESLIPIWGSGKQAIHDFECGNWGWGLVNTAMAVSDVFLVKSLATALGKGIIKTGSHSWSATSKWLTKTGWREFKGQEMHHWLIPQNGWGKNVPNAIKNQPWNLMPMPSREFHEGLHGWGEMNAAERLWNGTPTGAKALAGSTAGRGANAARGGGNCECD